In Archangium lipolyticum, a single genomic region encodes these proteins:
- the thiD gene encoding bifunctional hydroxymethylpyrimidine kinase/phosphomethylpyrimidine kinase → MSGAPRILLCAGHEPTGRAGLLADLVAVRALGGAPVAVPSAQTAQGRGTFLYRPTPAHVLRAQVTAALELGPLHAVKLGQVPGPALLGVLRESLEGVDAWWVVDPVVRTSRGEALSKLTRRHYLALAGPKVVLTPNLDEAAWLLGSGEVRSVEEAREAGRALVAHGFGAVLVKGGHRATGAVDVLCLPGREAVLEGERLERSPERRGSGCRLASALAVELGRGRAPLAAARRAKSYVTRYLRTGRD, encoded by the coding sequence GTGAGCGGCGCTCCGCGCATCCTGCTCTGCGCCGGCCACGAGCCCACGGGCCGCGCGGGACTGCTGGCGGATCTGGTGGCGGTGCGCGCGCTGGGAGGTGCTCCGGTGGCCGTGCCCTCGGCCCAGACCGCGCAGGGCCGGGGGACGTTCCTGTACAGGCCCACGCCAGCCCATGTGCTGCGGGCCCAGGTGACCGCGGCCCTCGAGCTGGGGCCGCTGCACGCGGTGAAGTTGGGGCAGGTGCCTGGACCCGCGTTGTTGGGCGTGCTTCGCGAGTCGCTCGAGGGCGTGGACGCGTGGTGGGTCGTCGACCCGGTCGTGCGGACGTCCCGGGGGGAGGCGCTCTCGAAGCTGACGCGGCGGCATTACCTGGCGCTCGCGGGGCCCAAGGTGGTTTTGACTCCGAACCTCGACGAGGCCGCGTGGTTGCTCGGCTCGGGCGAGGTGCGCTCCGTGGAGGAGGCTCGCGAGGCGGGCAGGGCTCTGGTGGCGCACGGGTTTGGCGCGGTGCTCGTGAAGGGCGGGCACCGGGCCACGGGCGCCGTGGATGTGCTGTGTCTGCCGGGGCGAGAGGCCGTGCTGGAAGGGGAACGGTTGGAGCGTTCTCCTGAGCGGCGGGGCTCGGGGTGCCGCCTGGCTTCGGCTCTCGCGGTGGAGCTGGGGCGGGGGAGGGCGCCTCTGGCGGCGGCTCGTCGCGCCAAGAGCTATGTGACGCGGTATCTGCGGACCGGCAGGGACTGA
- a CDS encoding gamma-glutamyl-gamma-aminobutyrate hydrolase family protein codes for MTHKPHGQAPRRPNIGITPDYSANRPDSPFPYYELKVPYADAVLRAGGLPFVLPYSDDLACVDAYLDRISGLVVTGGAFDIPPEAYGETAREGMGPLKVSRTAFETALMRGALKRNMPVLGICGGMQLLNVVLGGTLHQDIGREIQGAHEHEQKHDRTQPQHPVDVRDGTLLAEAVGRGQLMVNSTHHQAARRTGERVVVSAVSPDGVVEAIECAQYAFALGVQWHPELMLNTVPAHVGVYRALIQKAREHRR; via the coding sequence ATGACGCACAAACCTCATGGCCAGGCGCCGCGCAGGCCGAATATCGGCATCACCCCGGACTACAGCGCCAACCGGCCCGACTCGCCCTTCCCGTACTACGAGCTGAAGGTGCCCTATGCGGACGCGGTGCTGCGCGCGGGGGGCCTGCCCTTCGTGCTGCCGTACTCGGACGACCTGGCGTGCGTGGACGCCTACCTGGATCGCATCTCCGGGCTCGTCGTCACCGGCGGCGCCTTCGACATTCCGCCCGAGGCCTATGGCGAGACGGCCCGTGAGGGCATGGGGCCGCTGAAGGTCTCGCGGACGGCTTTCGAGACCGCGCTGATGCGCGGGGCCCTCAAGCGCAACATGCCCGTGCTGGGCATCTGCGGGGGCATGCAGCTGCTCAACGTGGTGCTGGGCGGCACGCTGCACCAGGACATCGGCCGGGAGATCCAAGGCGCTCACGAGCACGAGCAGAAGCACGACCGGACCCAGCCGCAGCACCCCGTGGACGTGCGCGATGGGACGCTGCTGGCCGAGGCCGTGGGCCGGGGTCAGTTGATGGTGAACTCGACGCACCACCAGGCCGCCCGGCGCACCGGGGAGCGGGTGGTGGTGAGCGCGGTGTCACCCGATGGGGTGGTGGAGGCCATCGAGTGCGCCCAATACGCCTTCGCCCTGGGCGTGCAGTGGCACCCGGAGCTGATGCTCAACACCGTGCCCGCGCACGTGGGCGTGTACCGCGCGCTCATCCAGAAGGCGCGTGAGCACCGGCGGTGA
- the clpB gene encoding ATP-dependent chaperone ClpB, producing MRLDKYTVKAQEAIQEGQSLARRADHPNYEPEHLATALLGQKDGIVEPLLRKVGVDVKLFASRLGEALQKLPRMQGGEGAMLSQRLLKIFDKAEDEAKSLKDDFISSEHLLLALTQDKGSVGEVMKSSGVTRDRVLNSLKEVRGSGRVTSQDAESTYQALEKYGRDLTEAARAGKLDPVIGRDEEIRRCIQVLSRRTKNNPVLIGEPGVGKTAIVEGLARRIIDGDVPEGLKNKRLVTLDLGAMVAGAKYRGEFEERLKAVLKEVADAAGEIILFIDELHTLVGAGKAEGAMDAGNMLKPALARGELHCIGATTLDEYRKHIEKDAALERRFQPVMVGEPTVHDTISILRGLKERYEVHHHVRIQDSALVAAANLSNRYISDRFLPDKAIDLVDEACSRLRIEIDSMPTEIDDVRRKITQLEIEREGLRKETDPHSKERLAHIEKELANLNERFNTLKAHWDQEKKAIGEIGALKEKLERAKNDQAAAERQGDFNKAAEVKYGVIPGLEKEITQQNAKLAELQKSHKFLKEEVDAEDIAAVVGKWTGIPVSKLMEGEVQKLVNMEDRLAKRVIGQRSAIEAVSNAVRRARSGLQDPNRPIGSFIFLGPTGVGKTETAKALAEFLFDDDSAMVRIDMSEYMEKHSVARLVGAPPGYVGYEEGGQLTEAVRRRPYTVVLFDEIEKAHPDVFNMLLQILDEGRLTDSQGRTVDFKNTVLIMTSNVGSQALQEGMAGKEELDEATRNDVLGILRQQFRPEFLNRVDEIIIFEPLRKKDIQSIVDIQVARMQKLLADKRLTLELTEPAEAFLAERGYDPTYGARPLKRAIQKYLMDPLALKVLGGEYAPGDHIVVDAGKDALKFGKGQAKAA from the coding sequence ATGCGACTCGACAAGTACACGGTGAAGGCCCAGGAAGCCATCCAAGAAGGGCAGTCGTTGGCCCGGCGTGCCGATCATCCGAACTATGAGCCGGAGCATCTCGCGACGGCGCTGCTCGGACAGAAGGACGGCATCGTCGAGCCGCTGCTCCGCAAGGTGGGCGTGGATGTCAAGCTGTTCGCCAGCCGGTTGGGCGAAGCGCTCCAGAAGCTGCCGCGGATGCAGGGCGGCGAGGGCGCGATGCTCAGCCAACGGCTGCTGAAGATCTTCGACAAGGCCGAGGACGAGGCCAAGTCGCTCAAGGACGACTTCATCTCCAGCGAGCACCTGCTGCTGGCCCTCACGCAGGACAAGGGGTCGGTGGGCGAGGTGATGAAGTCCTCGGGAGTGACGCGCGACCGCGTCCTGAACAGCCTCAAGGAGGTGCGCGGCTCGGGCCGGGTGACGAGCCAGGACGCGGAGTCCACCTACCAGGCGCTGGAGAAGTACGGGCGAGATCTGACGGAGGCGGCGCGGGCCGGGAAGTTGGATCCGGTCATCGGCCGGGACGAGGAGATCCGCCGCTGCATCCAGGTGCTCAGCCGGCGTACGAAGAACAACCCGGTGCTCATCGGTGAGCCGGGCGTGGGCAAGACGGCGATCGTCGAGGGCCTGGCGCGGCGCATCATCGACGGGGACGTGCCCGAGGGGCTGAAGAACAAGCGCCTGGTGACGTTGGACCTGGGCGCGATGGTGGCGGGCGCCAAGTACCGCGGCGAGTTCGAGGAGCGCCTCAAGGCGGTCCTCAAGGAGGTGGCGGACGCGGCGGGGGAGATCATCCTCTTCATCGACGAGTTGCACACCCTGGTGGGCGCGGGCAAGGCCGAGGGCGCGATGGACGCGGGCAACATGCTCAAGCCGGCGCTGGCGCGCGGAGAGCTGCACTGCATCGGCGCGACGACGCTGGACGAGTACCGCAAGCACATCGAGAAGGACGCGGCGCTGGAGCGGCGCTTCCAGCCGGTGATGGTGGGCGAGCCCACGGTGCACGACACCATCAGCATCCTGCGTGGCCTCAAGGAGCGCTACGAGGTGCACCACCACGTGCGCATCCAGGACTCGGCGCTGGTGGCGGCGGCCAACCTGTCCAACCGCTACATCTCCGACCGCTTCCTGCCGGACAAGGCGATCGATCTGGTCGACGAGGCGTGCAGCCGCCTGCGCATCGAGATCGACTCGATGCCCACGGAGATCGACGACGTGCGGCGGAAGATCACCCAGCTGGAGATCGAACGCGAGGGCCTGCGCAAGGAGACGGATCCGCACTCGAAGGAGCGCCTGGCGCATATCGAGAAGGAGCTGGCCAACCTCAACGAGCGCTTCAACACGCTCAAGGCGCACTGGGACCAGGAGAAGAAGGCCATCGGTGAGATTGGCGCGCTGAAGGAGAAGCTCGAGCGGGCGAAGAACGATCAGGCGGCGGCGGAGCGGCAGGGCGACTTCAACAAGGCGGCGGAGGTCAAGTACGGCGTCATCCCCGGCCTGGAGAAGGAGATCACCCAGCAGAACGCGAAGCTGGCCGAGCTGCAGAAGAGCCACAAGTTCCTCAAGGAGGAGGTGGACGCGGAGGACATCGCGGCGGTGGTGGGCAAGTGGACGGGCATCCCCGTCTCCAAGCTGATGGAGGGCGAGGTCCAGAAGCTGGTGAACATGGAGGACCGGCTGGCCAAGCGGGTCATCGGACAGCGCAGCGCCATCGAGGCGGTGAGCAACGCGGTGCGCCGGGCGCGCTCCGGGTTGCAGGATCCGAACCGGCCCATCGGCTCGTTCATCTTCCTGGGCCCCACGGGCGTGGGAAAGACGGAGACGGCCAAGGCGTTGGCGGAGTTCCTCTTCGACGACGACAGCGCGATGGTGCGCATCGACATGTCCGAGTACATGGAGAAGCACTCCGTGGCCCGGCTGGTGGGCGCGCCTCCGGGATACGTCGGCTACGAGGAGGGAGGCCAGCTGACGGAGGCGGTGCGGCGCCGGCCGTATACGGTGGTGCTGTTCGATGAGATCGAGAAGGCCCACCCGGACGTCTTCAACATGCTGCTGCAGATCCTGGACGAGGGCCGGCTGACGGACAGCCAGGGGAGGACCGTGGACTTCAAGAACACGGTGCTCATCATGACGAGCAACGTGGGCTCGCAGGCCCTGCAGGAAGGGATGGCGGGCAAGGAGGAGCTGGACGAGGCGACGCGCAACGACGTGCTGGGAATCCTGCGGCAGCAGTTCCGGCCGGAGTTCCTCAACCGGGTGGACGAGATCATCATCTTCGAGCCGCTGCGGAAGAAGGACATCCAGAGCATCGTGGACATCCAGGTGGCGAGGATGCAGAAGCTGCTGGCGGACAAGAGGCTGACGCTGGAGCTGACGGAGCCGGCGGAGGCGTTCCTGGCGGAGCGCGGCTACGATCCGACGTACGGGGCGCGGCCGCTGAAGCGAGCGATCCAGAAGTACCTGATGGATCCGCTGGCGCTGAAGGTGCTGGGAGGCGAGTACGCGCCCGGGGACCACATCGTGGTGGACGCGGGCAAGGACGCGCTGAAGTTCGGCAAGGGGCAGGCGAAGGCGGCGTAA
- a CDS encoding DUF1844 domain-containing protein, producing MSEEKRGETFVMKGEAQSSASEAPITFSTFLIGLASSALIHLGEAPNPETGKAERDLVLARQSLDLLGMLHDKTRGNLTPEEKQLFDNLLADLRIRFVEANKR from the coding sequence ATGAGCGAGGAGAAGCGCGGAGAGACGTTCGTGATGAAGGGCGAGGCGCAGTCCAGCGCGTCCGAGGCCCCCATCACCTTCAGCACCTTCCTCATCGGCCTGGCCTCCAGCGCCCTCATCCACCTGGGTGAGGCGCCCAATCCGGAGACGGGCAAGGCGGAGCGGGACCTGGTGCTCGCCCGTCAGAGCCTGGATCTGCTGGGGATGCTGCACGACAAGACGCGCGGCAACCTCACGCCCGAGGAGAAGCAGCTCTTCGACAACCTCCTGGCCGACTTGCGCATCCGCTTCGTGGAGGCGAACAAGCGTTGA
- a CDS encoding TonB-dependent receptor plug domain-containing protein: MILPLVTAAFLAGQPLDPQQPGNAAPEVTPGLTEPAPPPLPAPPEPEETDRSKQTVVTASRTERKLEDVVVATEVITRGQIEAIGARDLGQLLQQHPGVELVHTFRGTGLRLQGMDPEYVLILVDGERVSGRVGTTLDLGRFSLRDVERVEIVKGPAAALYGADAIGGVVNLITRRVQRPLEASARGSFGMLLEGDVRAHAGTKQGPFEVRVGGGYRTRDPYDWQPTDAATSGAGLRRFDGDLALAWSPDDASRLWLRSQYNRRDENAVDLNPSGAVLDRRQRQEQFDVSLGGRTQLPTDTSLLVRGHFGLFREQLLQDQRGSRGLDDYSQNITRLYEGVVQADHRLGDHALTGGIELLGERLTSARLEESPVARLRGGAFLQDEWDVALSSDASGPRLKVAPGFRFDLDSQFGGAPSPRLALKLDPSPALTVRASVGLGFRPPSFQELYLRFSNQGVGYIVAGNRELSPERSAAVNVGVDWRPPLDGWLFSASGFHTRLNNLINITAGGTPNPDNPVTFSYENVARAYTQGLELNGRIRLPVRSTYLDLGYMLLDAKDLTRDRPLEGRARHRVNAQLSTRYRPLNLEATVRGSWVSGRPYYLGTEGGMANVIGYGDDTSVWAPSYFDLEAQVSYALKGGFEVFVNGYNLLNAGDQQFNPRPPRGVLGGVQWEY; the protein is encoded by the coding sequence GTGATTCTCCCCCTGGTGACGGCGGCCTTCCTGGCGGGTCAGCCGCTCGACCCACAGCAGCCCGGCAACGCGGCGCCCGAGGTGACACCGGGCCTCACCGAGCCAGCCCCCCCTCCCCTTCCAGCTCCGCCCGAGCCCGAGGAGACGGATCGGAGCAAGCAGACGGTGGTCACGGCCTCGCGAACCGAGCGCAAGCTCGAGGACGTCGTGGTGGCCACCGAGGTCATCACCCGCGGGCAGATCGAAGCCATCGGAGCGAGGGACCTGGGCCAGCTCCTGCAACAGCACCCGGGGGTCGAGCTCGTGCACACCTTCCGGGGGACGGGCCTGCGCCTGCAGGGGATGGATCCCGAGTACGTGCTCATCCTCGTGGATGGCGAGCGCGTGAGCGGGCGGGTGGGAACGACGCTGGACCTGGGGCGCTTCAGCCTGCGCGACGTGGAGCGCGTGGAGATCGTCAAGGGACCGGCGGCGGCGCTCTACGGGGCGGATGCCATTGGCGGCGTGGTGAACCTCATCACGCGGCGCGTGCAACGTCCCCTGGAGGCGAGCGCCCGGGGCTCGTTCGGCATGCTGCTGGAAGGCGACGTCCGCGCGCACGCGGGCACGAAGCAGGGCCCCTTCGAGGTGCGCGTGGGAGGCGGATACCGCACCCGAGACCCCTACGACTGGCAACCCACCGACGCGGCGACGAGCGGCGCGGGCCTGCGCCGGTTCGACGGAGACCTGGCCCTGGCCTGGTCTCCGGATGACGCCTCGCGCCTGTGGCTGCGCAGCCAGTACAACCGCCGCGACGAGAACGCCGTCGATCTCAACCCCTCGGGCGCCGTGCTCGACCGCCGGCAGCGGCAGGAGCAGTTCGACGTCTCGCTCGGTGGCCGCACGCAACTTCCCACGGACACCTCGCTGCTCGTCCGGGGCCACTTCGGCCTGTTCCGCGAGCAGCTCCTGCAGGACCAGCGCGGCTCGCGGGGGCTCGATGACTACTCGCAGAACATCACCCGGCTCTACGAGGGCGTCGTCCAGGCGGACCACCGCCTCGGCGACCACGCGCTGACCGGGGGCATCGAGCTCCTCGGTGAGCGCCTCACCTCGGCGCGGCTCGAGGAGAGCCCGGTGGCCCGCCTCCGGGGCGGCGCCTTCCTCCAGGACGAGTGGGACGTGGCGCTGTCCTCGGACGCCTCGGGACCCCGGCTGAAGGTGGCGCCGGGCTTCCGCTTCGACCTGGACTCGCAGTTCGGCGGAGCGCCCTCGCCCCGGCTCGCGCTCAAGCTGGACCCGAGCCCGGCCCTGACGGTGCGCGCCTCGGTGGGACTCGGGTTCCGCCCGCCGTCCTTCCAGGAGCTGTACCTGCGCTTCTCCAACCAGGGCGTGGGCTACATCGTCGCGGGCAACCGCGAGCTCTCGCCCGAGCGCTCGGCGGCGGTGAACGTCGGGGTGGACTGGCGCCCGCCCCTCGACGGCTGGCTCTTCTCCGCGAGCGGCTTCCACACCCGGCTCAACAACCTCATCAACATCACCGCCGGAGGCACCCCCAACCCGGACAACCCGGTGACCTTCAGCTACGAGAACGTGGCCCGGGCGTACACGCAGGGGCTCGAGCTCAACGGCCGCATCCGCCTGCCCGTGCGCTCCACGTACCTCGACCTGGGGTACATGCTGCTCGACGCGAAGGATCTCACCCGGGACCGTCCGCTGGAGGGCCGGGCCCGGCACCGCGTCAACGCGCAGCTCTCCACCCGCTACCGCCCGCTGAACCTGGAGGCCACCGTGCGTGGCTCGTGGGTGAGCGGCCGGCCGTACTACCTCGGCACGGAGGGTGGCATGGCCAACGTCATCGGCTATGGCGACGACACCAGCGTGTGGGCGCCCTCGTACTTCGACCTCGAGGCCCAGGTCTCCTACGCGCTGAAGGGCGGGTTCGAGGTCTTCGTCAACGGCTACAACCTGCTCAACGCGGGCGACCAGCAGTTCAACCCGAGGCCTCCACGCGGCGTGCTGGGCGGAGTCCAGTGGGAGTACTGA
- the dnaB gene encoding replicative DNA helicase: MDNILDIRTGGRRSHEDLAAERAVLGAVLADNTIIASVAEVVSTDDFASPAHAQIFAAMIKLDGSSRQVDHLTLAEELKVLGQLAAVGGPAYLMSLDQVVPVPGNVIQYAKIVKDQAIRRRLAGVGREIQDLASQETGELEVLLDEAERKVFLLAEKKREGDLRPVSDLMEHTLDLLDKMKAASTGITGLSTGYVDLDNQLTGLHAGELIILAARPGCGKTSFAMNMATHAALAEDAKAVAIFSLEMPSDQLLMRLLASCARVDMKKLRGGRLTPHDEEKFQEMAGKLYNAPIYIDDSGGLSPFDLRAKARRLKQRDPRLSLIIIDYLQLMHQKGRVESRQLEVAEISRALKQLAKELEVPIIALSQLSRKVEERKGGKPMLSDLRESGSIEQDADVVMFIHREDQTDAEGGGGEQRTSSAIPVQLIVAKQRNGPIGEIDLIFLAEYTRFESRARME, encoded by the coding sequence ATGGACAACATCCTCGACATTCGGACAGGAGGGCGGCGGTCCCACGAGGATCTCGCCGCCGAGCGCGCGGTGCTGGGCGCCGTGCTCGCGGACAACACGATCATCGCCAGCGTGGCGGAGGTGGTGAGCACGGACGACTTCGCCAGTCCGGCACACGCGCAGATCTTCGCGGCGATGATCAAGCTGGACGGCTCGTCGCGGCAGGTGGATCACCTGACGCTGGCCGAGGAGCTGAAGGTACTGGGGCAGCTGGCGGCGGTGGGAGGCCCGGCGTACCTGATGAGCCTGGATCAGGTGGTACCGGTCCCGGGCAACGTCATCCAGTACGCGAAGATCGTGAAGGACCAGGCGATCCGGCGGCGCCTGGCGGGAGTGGGGCGGGAGATCCAGGATCTCGCCAGCCAGGAGACGGGCGAGCTGGAGGTGCTGCTGGACGAGGCGGAGCGCAAGGTCTTCCTCCTGGCGGAGAAGAAGCGAGAGGGAGACCTGCGGCCCGTCAGCGACCTGATGGAGCACACGCTGGACCTCCTGGACAAGATGAAGGCCGCGTCCACGGGAATCACGGGCCTGTCCACGGGCTACGTGGACCTGGACAACCAGCTCACGGGGCTGCACGCGGGCGAGCTCATCATCCTCGCGGCGCGTCCCGGGTGCGGGAAGACGTCCTTCGCGATGAACATGGCGACGCACGCGGCGCTGGCGGAGGACGCCAAGGCGGTGGCCATCTTCAGCCTGGAAATGCCCTCGGACCAGCTGCTGATGCGTCTGCTGGCCTCGTGCGCGCGCGTGGACATGAAGAAGCTGCGCGGCGGGCGGCTCACCCCGCATGACGAGGAGAAGTTCCAGGAGATGGCGGGCAAGCTCTACAACGCGCCCATCTACATCGACGATTCGGGTGGCCTGTCCCCGTTCGATCTGCGCGCCAAGGCACGGCGGCTCAAGCAGAGGGATCCACGGCTGTCGCTGATCATCATCGACTACCTCCAGCTGATGCATCAGAAGGGCCGGGTGGAGAGCCGCCAGCTGGAGGTGGCGGAGATCTCGCGCGCGCTCAAGCAGCTGGCGAAAGAGCTGGAGGTGCCGATCATCGCGCTCTCGCAGCTGAGCCGTAAGGTGGAGGAGCGCAAGGGAGGCAAGCCGATGCTCTCGGACCTGCGCGAGTCGGGCTCGATCGAGCAGGACGCGGACGTGGTGATGTTCATCCACCGAGAGGACCAAACGGACGCGGAGGGAGGCGGAGGAGAGCAGCGAACGAGCTCGGCGATCCCGGTGCAGCTCATCGTGGCCAAACAACGTAACGGCCCCATCGGAGAGATCGATCTGATCTTCCTCGCGGAGTACACGCGGTTCGAGAGCCGTGCCCGGATGGAATGA
- the rplI gene encoding 50S ribosomal protein L9: MKVILREDVANLGKSGELVTVKDGFGRNYLLPRKLAVLATEQNVRQLEHERAVISARNAKLKGAAEEQAKKIGAVKATIRRKVGEQDKLYGSVTALDIAEALAAQGQTVDRRHIHLPEPIKATGQYEVELRLHRDVVAKIKVEVAPEA, translated from the coding sequence ATGAAGGTCATTCTTCGTGAGGACGTCGCGAACCTGGGCAAGTCCGGTGAGCTCGTGACGGTGAAGGACGGCTTCGGCCGCAACTACCTGCTGCCGCGCAAGCTGGCGGTGCTGGCCACCGAGCAGAACGTGCGTCAGCTCGAGCACGAGCGCGCGGTCATCTCGGCGCGCAACGCCAAGCTGAAGGGCGCGGCCGAGGAGCAGGCCAAGAAGATCGGCGCGGTGAAGGCCACCATCCGCCGCAAGGTGGGTGAGCAGGACAAGCTGTACGGCTCCGTCACGGCGCTGGACATCGCCGAGGCGCTGGCGGCGCAGGGCCAGACGGTGGATCGCCGTCACATCCACCTGCCCGAGCCGATCAAGGCCACGGGACAGTACGAGGTGGAGCTGCGGCTGCACCGCGACGTGGTGGCGAAGATCAAGGTCGAGGTCGCGCCGGAGGCCTGA